The Herbaspirillum sp. RTI4 genome has a segment encoding these proteins:
- the mutL gene encoding DNA mismatch repair endonuclease MutL produces MTAPLHPLRPILALPDQLISQIAAGEVVERPSAVVKELLENALDAGSTQISIRLEQGGVKRIAISDNGRGIAAEQMPLALARHATSKISSLTELENVATLGFRGEALASIAAVAQLQLTSRTADGAHAWQIEGSSAGSVVPASGAPGTTIDVQDLYFNTPARRKFLKSEQTEYGHCAEVVRRIALSRPDVLFSLSHNGKTLDHWAASDSAKRSAAILGNEFAEARLPLDEAAGPLHLHGFIGLPTASRARGDSQYFYVNGRFVRDKLLLHAVRAAYQDVLHGERFPSYVLSLDLDPALVDVNVHPSKIEVRFRDSRAVHQFVFHAISRALAQTSATAYGATPAPLPAASGAMPWMREAQQGSFGAQLAQPSGVSAYGRPNAFAASGVAQSPAAYGAFFSSASGAVTQANAYPPATPLPESDEFPLGFAMAQLHGIYILAQNSKGLVVVDMHAAHERILYEELKSALDDDAMYVQPLLIPVTFYADAVEVATAEEHQDTLSALGFDIAAMSPTTLAVRAIPALLKTADAQSLARDVLREIREFGGSRVLVERRNELLGTLACHTAVRANRTLSIPEMNALLRSMEGTDRVDQCNHGRPTWTQLALSDLDKLFLRGQ; encoded by the coding sequence ATGACCGCCCCCCTGCACCCCCTCCGTCCCATCCTCGCACTTCCCGATCAACTGATTTCCCAGATTGCCGCCGGCGAAGTGGTCGAACGCCCCTCTGCCGTCGTCAAGGAGTTGCTGGAAAACGCACTCGACGCAGGTTCCACCCAGATTTCCATCCGACTGGAGCAGGGCGGCGTCAAGCGCATCGCCATTAGCGACAACGGACGCGGCATCGCCGCCGAACAAATGCCGCTGGCACTGGCGCGGCATGCCACCTCCAAGATTTCCTCGCTGACCGAACTGGAAAACGTCGCCACACTCGGTTTTCGCGGCGAAGCACTGGCCTCCATCGCCGCCGTCGCCCAGTTGCAACTAACTTCACGCACCGCCGACGGCGCGCACGCCTGGCAAATCGAAGGATCAAGCGCCGGCAGCGTTGTGCCCGCTTCCGGCGCGCCGGGCACCACCATCGACGTGCAAGACCTGTATTTCAATACGCCGGCGCGACGCAAGTTCCTCAAATCGGAACAGACTGAATACGGCCATTGCGCCGAAGTCGTGCGTCGCATCGCTCTGTCGCGGCCGGACGTGCTGTTCTCGCTCTCGCATAACGGCAAGACTCTCGACCACTGGGCCGCCAGCGACAGCGCCAAACGCAGCGCCGCCATCCTCGGTAACGAATTCGCCGAAGCCCGGCTGCCGCTCGACGAAGCCGCCGGCCCCCTGCACCTGCACGGCTTCATCGGCCTGCCGACCGCCTCACGCGCGCGCGGCGACAGCCAGTATTTCTACGTCAACGGCCGCTTCGTGCGCGACAAACTGCTGCTGCACGCGGTGCGCGCCGCTTATCAGGACGTGCTGCACGGCGAACGATTTCCTTCCTACGTGCTGTCCCTTGATCTCGACCCGGCCTTAGTCGACGTCAACGTCCACCCCTCGAAAATTGAAGTCCGCTTCCGTGATAGTCGCGCCGTACATCAGTTTGTCTTTCATGCGATCAGCCGGGCGCTGGCGCAGACTTCGGCCACGGCCTACGGCGCAACACCCGCGCCACTACCCGCTGCCAGCGGCGCAATGCCGTGGATGCGCGAAGCGCAACAAGGCAGCTTCGGCGCGCAACTGGCGCAACCCTCCGGCGTATCGGCATACGGCCGACCCAACGCATTTGCCGCCAGCGGCGTAGCCCAGTCGCCCGCTGCTTATGGCGCATTTTTCAGCTCTGCTTCGGGCGCAGTCACGCAAGCCAACGCCTACCCTCCGGCCACACCCCTGCCGGAAAGCGATGAATTCCCGCTCGGCTTTGCCATGGCGCAATTGCACGGCATTTACATCCTCGCGCAAAACAGCAAGGGACTGGTGGTGGTCGACATGCACGCCGCCCACGAACGCATCCTGTATGAGGAATTGAAAAGCGCGCTGGACGACGATGCCATGTACGTGCAGCCACTGCTGATTCCGGTCACTTTTTACGCCGACGCCGTTGAAGTCGCCACCGCCGAAGAGCATCAGGACACCCTCAGCGCACTCGGCTTCGATATCGCCGCCATGTCGCCCACCACGCTGGCCGTGCGCGCCATCCCCGCGCTGCTCAAGACCGCCGATGCGCAATCGTTGGCGCGCGACGTGTTGCGCGAAATCCGCGAATTCGGCGGCTCGCGAGTTCTGGTGGAGCGGCGCAACGAACTGCTCGGTACGCTGGCCTGCCACACCGCCGTGCGCGCCAATCGCACTCTTTCGATACCGGAAATGAACGCCCTGCTGCGCAGCATGGAAGGCACCGACCGCGTCGATCAGTGCAACCACGGCCGTCCCACCTGGACCCAGCTCGCGTTGAGCGACCTCGACAAACTCTTCCTGCGCGGCCAGTGA
- a CDS encoding VTT domain-containing protein produces the protein MDLPQLFDIILHLDKSLGLVIQQYGPMIYLILFLVIFCETGLVVLPFLPGDSLLFLAGAFCASGALNVWLLSGLLILAAVTGNTLNYWIGGLIGDRVFSHHYRWLNQDALRKSHSFYEKHGGKTIVMARFIPLVRTFAPFVAGVARMTFARFQFFNIVGAVLWAGGLVAAGYFFGNMPLVQRCLNTIILIGLALALIPIVLALLWKLLRPLLRRR, from the coding sequence ATGGATCTGCCGCAGCTGTTCGATATTATTTTGCATCTCGATAAATCTCTGGGCCTGGTGATTCAGCAATACGGGCCGATGATCTACCTGATTTTGTTCCTGGTCATTTTTTGCGAAACCGGATTGGTGGTCTTGCCCTTTTTGCCGGGCGACTCGCTGTTGTTCCTCGCCGGTGCCTTTTGTGCCAGCGGCGCGCTCAACGTCTGGCTGCTTTCGGGGCTGCTGATACTGGCGGCCGTTACCGGCAATACCCTTAATTACTGGATAGGGGGGCTGATCGGCGACCGCGTTTTCAGCCACCATTACCGTTGGCTGAATCAGGATGCCTTGCGCAAATCGCACAGTTTCTATGAAAAGCACGGCGGCAAAACGATTGTGATGGCGCGCTTCATTCCGCTGGTGCGCACCTTCGCCCCCTTTGTGGCGGGAGTCGCACGGATGACGTTTGCGCGTTTTCAGTTCTTCAATATTGTCGGGGCGGTGCTGTGGGCGGGCGGATTAGTGGCAGCCGGTTATTTCTTTGGCAACATGCCGCTGGTGCAACGGTGTCTGAACACGATCATTCTGATCGGTCTGGCGCTGGCGCTGATTCCCATCGTGCTGGCGCTGCTCTGGAAATTGCTGAGGCCTTTGCTGCGTCGGCGGTAG
- a CDS encoding N-acetylmuramoyl-L-alanine amidase, which yields MSRPTEIRAKSVKSANRRLVIKAGGTLLLSILTASPARASQILAVRVWPADEYTRVTLENDSDLKVTHFLVANPNRLVVDIEGADLNTTLKDLVAKIQPNDPYIRQVRVGQNRPGVVRLVFDLKDEVKPQVFTLAPVGNYQYRFVIDLYPTAPADPIAALIQKGDWFKELPGNGEPLPIVPQAPLAEAKKVPDVIAPKALPEEKPLQLARMITITLDPGHGGEDPGATGSRGNHEKDVVLSIAQRLKKRIEAQPNMRVMLTRDADYFVPLGMRVQKARKVQADLFVSIHADAFVQPTARGSSVFALSEKGASSSAARWLANKENSADMIGGVNFKTRDKQLASVLLDLSTTAQISDSLRLGQAVLSEIGGINRLHKGAVEQAGFAVLKAPDIPSILIETAFISNPEEEAKLTDEGYQNQLADAIMNGIKKYFAKNPPLAKNRLT from the coding sequence ATGTCTCGCCCGACTGAAATTCGCGCCAAATCTGTAAAGTCCGCCAACCGCCGCCTGGTCATCAAAGCCGGCGGTACGCTGCTGCTCTCGATATTGACCGCCTCACCCGCGCGTGCCTCGCAAATTCTGGCGGTGCGCGTCTGGCCTGCGGATGAGTACACCCGGGTCACACTGGAAAACGACAGCGACCTGAAAGTGACCCACTTCCTGGTGGCCAATCCCAACCGGCTGGTGGTCGATATTGAAGGGGCCGATCTCAACACGACGCTCAAGGATCTGGTTGCCAAGATCCAGCCCAACGACCCCTACATCCGGCAAGTGCGCGTCGGCCAGAACCGGCCCGGCGTGGTACGTCTGGTGTTCGATCTGAAAGACGAAGTCAAACCGCAAGTATTCACGCTGGCACCGGTCGGCAATTACCAATACCGCTTCGTCATCGACTTATACCCGACCGCCCCCGCCGATCCGATTGCCGCGCTGATTCAAAAGGGCGACTGGTTCAAGGAACTGCCGGGCAATGGCGAACCGCTGCCGATCGTGCCGCAAGCGCCGCTGGCCGAGGCCAAAAAAGTCCCGGATGTGATCGCTCCCAAAGCCTTACCGGAAGAGAAACCGCTGCAACTGGCACGCATGATCACCATCACGCTCGATCCCGGTCACGGCGGCGAAGACCCCGGCGCAACCGGCAGCCGCGGCAATCACGAAAAAGACGTGGTGCTATCGATTGCTCAACGTCTCAAAAAGCGCATCGAAGCGCAACCCAACATGCGCGTGATGCTCACCCGCGACGCCGATTATTTCGTACCACTGGGTATGCGTGTGCAAAAAGCCCGCAAGGTGCAGGCCGATCTGTTCGTTTCCATCCATGCAGATGCCTTCGTTCAACCGACCGCACGCGGTTCTTCCGTGTTTGCGCTCTCCGAAAAAGGTGCCAGCTCATCGGCGGCACGCTGGTTGGCGAACAAGGAAAATTCAGCCGACATGATAGGCGGGGTCAACTTCAAAACCCGTGATAAGCAACTGGCCAGCGTCCTGCTCGACCTCTCCACCACGGCCCAGATCAGCGACAGCCTGCGACTCGGGCAAGCGGTACTGAGCGAAATCGGCGGCATCAACCGTCTGCACAAGGGAGCGGTAGAACAGGCTGGCTTTGCTGTGCTGAAAGCACCGGACATCCCCAGCATCCTGATCGAAACTGCCTTCATCTCCAATCCCGAAGAAGAAGCCAAGCTGACCGACGAAGGTTACCAAAACCAATTGGCCGATGCGATCATGAACGGCATCAAGAAATATTTCGCCAAGAATCCACCACTGGCGAAAAACCGGCTGACCTGA